A region from the Sutcliffiella horikoshii genome encodes:
- the spoVAE gene encoding stage V sporulation protein AE translates to MLLSFFWAFVVGGLICVIGQIMFDVFKLTPAHTLSTLVVAGAVMDGLGLYEPFIAFAGAGATVPITSFGNSLVHGALEEAEKHGLVGVLTGMFEVTSSGISAAIVFGFIGALLFKPKG, encoded by the coding sequence ATGTTGTTATCGTTTTTTTGGGCATTTGTTGTAGGTGGACTTATTTGTGTGATCGGACAAATTATGTTTGATGTGTTCAAACTAACTCCCGCACATACGTTGAGTACGTTGGTGGTGGCAGGAGCAGTAATGGATGGTCTAGGGTTGTATGAACCGTTTATTGCTTTTGCGGGGGCAGGTGCAACGGTTCCCATTACAAGCTTTGGGAATTCTTTGGTGCATGGTGCTTTGGAAGAGGCTGAGAAACACGGGCTTGTCGGAGTGTTGACAGGGATGTTTGAAGTGACAAGCTCAGGTATTTCAGCAGCAATCGTGTTCGGTTTCATCGGGGCACTGCTGTTTAAACCGAAAGGATAA
- the spoVAD gene encoding stage V sporulation protein AD, with protein sequence MLQGKQSWVFANKPVITSSAAIGGPFEANGLLANDFDMLHKDLWLEQDSYEKAHRVLLEQACETALTKAELALSDVQFLLAGDLINQMTPSNFAAEALEVPYLGVFGACSTSMEGLALASFLVNYGGAKYCLTGASSHNAAVEKQFRYPTEYGGQKPPTAQWTVTGAGVGLVSSVGIGPHVTSATIGKVINMGLADPFNMGGAMAPAAVDTIEAHFKDTGRDPSYYDLIATGDLGQIGREVSLELLREKGLQITDAQYQDCGLMIYDEGQPVLAGGSGAGCSAVVLYGHLLNEMKKGTYKRILLVATGALLSPVSFQQKESIPCIAHAVSIEMGMGGVS encoded by the coding sequence CGAATGGCTTGCTTGCTAATGACTTTGATATGCTGCACAAAGATTTGTGGCTAGAGCAGGACAGCTATGAAAAAGCGCACCGTGTGTTGTTAGAGCAAGCTTGTGAGACTGCTCTGACGAAGGCGGAATTGGCATTGTCTGATGTGCAGTTTCTATTGGCCGGCGACTTAATTAATCAGATGACGCCATCTAATTTTGCGGCTGAGGCTCTGGAAGTACCGTACCTTGGTGTGTTCGGAGCGTGCTCGACTTCTATGGAAGGATTGGCGCTGGCTAGCTTCCTGGTGAACTATGGCGGAGCAAAGTACTGTTTAACAGGAGCTTCAAGTCATAATGCGGCTGTAGAGAAGCAATTCCGTTATCCAACAGAATATGGCGGCCAGAAGCCTCCGACGGCACAATGGACCGTCACAGGCGCGGGTGTGGGGCTTGTAAGCAGTGTTGGTATAGGGCCGCATGTCACTTCTGCTACGATTGGCAAAGTCATTAATATGGGACTTGCGGATCCGTTCAATATGGGTGGTGCGATGGCTCCTGCTGCGGTGGACACGATAGAAGCCCATTTTAAAGATACTGGCAGGGATCCATCCTATTATGATCTGATTGCAACAGGTGACCTTGGACAAATTGGTCGAGAGGTTTCGCTTGAATTGTTGAGGGAAAAAGGGTTACAGATAACTGACGCGCAGTATCAGGATTGTGGGTTGATGATTTATGATGAGGGCCAACCGGTTTTAGCAGGTGGAAGTGGAGCGGGTTGCTCGGCTGTGGTTTTATATGGCCATCTGTTGAATGAGATGAAAAAAGGGACATATAAGCGGATTTTGCTAGTTGCTACTGGCGCATTGTTATCTCCAGTTTCCTTTCAACAGAAGGAATCTATCCCATGTATTGCTCATGCAGTGTCCATTGAGATGGGGATGGGGGGTGTCAGCTGA